One Actinomycetospora corticicola genomic window, TTCCAGGCCGAGCACGGCCCGACGCAGTACCCGGGCCAGGGCAGCTACGGCAAGCTCGGCCTGTACCGCTCGAACCGCATCGGGAAGGCCGCGACCGTCGTCCACCACGGCGTGGCCCGCGGGAGTTCCCTGGCGGCCGTCACCAGCTGATCATCGACGCTCCCCCAACAGAGCCCCCGGCCGCACCTCGCGGCCGGGGGCTCTTCGTCGTTCATCGGGTGATCTCGACGGTGTACGCGACCCGGCCCTGCCGCTCGGCGTCGTAGTCCAGATCGAGGACGATGCCCTCGACCTCGATCACCTTCTCGCGCACCCAGGCGCCCATCCGCTGGCGCTCCTTGGGGTCGCCGCGGTCGCTCCGGCCGGCCACCGGGTCGACGGCGTACACGGCCCACCGCTCTCCGGGCCGGCGCACGGCGACGCGCCACCGGTCCCCGACCAGGGCGACCCGCCACTGCGCGGCGCACTGCTCGGCCAGGTGCGCCTGGTAGGCCGCGGCGGCCTGGGCCTTCGCCGCGATCCGCGCGGCCCCCGAGCGCTCGTCCGTGCCTGCCACGTCCGGCAGCAGACCACGCTGGTCCGACGTCGACACGGCGAGGCGACCCCGAACACACGAGAACCCCGGCGTCGTCGCGAGCGACGCCGGGGCTCCATCGAGTGTCTGTGTGGTGGTCAGAGCAGGTGGATCCGCTCCAACTGGCCTGTCTCCCTGTCTCGGACCAGCAGCTCGTTCCCCTGCGCAAGCTCCTGGCTGATGAAGGCGTACAAGGTGATCGCTCGGTTGATGATCTCGGCCTTGCTGAAGCCGGTCAGCGTGAGCAGCTCGGAGAGGTCGGACACGACCTTCGGGATCAACCCGACGGTCATGCGTTCGGCCACTACCTGCTTCTCGGCTGCCTGCTGCTCCTTCGCAGTGCCTGCCATGTCGCCCTCCTCTCCAACATCGTGTTCATGCCTGCCTCCTGGTGTGCGGGTCTGCACGTACTGAACCATACCCGCACCGAGTTCGCACCGGAACGGCACCATCCTGTACGGTGATCGAACCTACCTGGAAGGAGAGGGCTCGTGACCTGCCGAGGACCACCAGCTCCGGTCTCGACCCCGTCCGCGCTGCTACCGCGGGCACCTATCAATGCACGACCCCTACTTGAAGGAGCCAGCACTGATGTGGATCAGAGGCGCATCACGGCGACCCGGAAGGCCCGGGTCCCCACCTGCCCCAGGAGGTAGCACACCATGGGTGACATCACCCAGCCCCAGCCCGAAGCTGAGCACGAGCACCTGCGCGGTGTCGCGAAGCTGACGGTCAGCAAGACCCCCGACTCGGCGACCGTGTCGGCGATCCTCCCCGAGAAGCAGGCCTCGGACCTGCTGCCGATGTTCGCCATGTCGGCGATCACGGTGGCGCCGTGGACCACCTTCTGGCTCGCCGGCACGACGGACACCCCGTGGTGGGTGTCAGCTCCCGTCGGACTCGTCCAACTGGTCGCGGTGACCTTCGTCTACCTCCGCGCCCGGCCCTCGACACGCTGACGATCTCGACCTGGGGGCCCTGACCACGGCTGATGGCCAGGGCCCCCAGGTTGTCCCAACGACGCGAACGGCGTCGGGATGCAACAGGGAACCCGATCGATGGGCCGATGTCCACACCCTTGTGAGGACAGCCTTACTCGCGCTCCGGGTCCATGAGCCACCCGTTCGCCGCCATCCGCTCGAGCACCTCGTCGCCCGTCGGCGCATCCTCCCGGCCGCGGGCGGCGAGGTCCCGGAGCTCGGCACGGACCTGGTCCTCGACGTGCACCGGAAGGTGCAGGTCGGTCACGCCGACCATCCGCGCGCGACCCGGACCAGCGACCGGCCCCGCGCGGCCACCCACCACTCGTGCAGCGTGTCCAGCAGCATGGCGGGGACGCTACGCCGCCCGTCCCGACGACGGGGCCGCTTCGCCGGGGTCCGCCCGGAGTGCCACCTCGACGGCGCCACGGAGCTCCTCGAGGTCCCGCCCGTGCTGGCGGACACCGAGCGCGCCGGCCAGACCGCGTACGACTTCGCGCGGCAGGTCGTGCACCCGCAGCCGGGCGGGCTGCTCGACGGCGGCCGTCGCCTCAGCCAGACCGCCGCCGAAGCACCGGCCGCGGTGCTCGTCGAGGTCGGCCAGCTGCGCCTCGTGCAGCGCGACCAGGCGGTCGAGGTGCTCGCTCACCGGCCGCCGCCCGTCCGCCGCAGCGGGACGACGGGCGCCGTGGACCCGCCGTCCCCGTCGTCGAGGTCCGCGAGCTCCCGGTAGGCGATGGCCACCGCGCTCCACGGCGTCCGCGGACCCGCGTCGATCTCGACCGCGACGTCGAGCGCGATGACCAGCCGCTCCAGCGCCGAGCGCTGGTCGGGGCTGAGCCGGTCGGCCTGGACGGCGCGCACGAGCGCGAAGAGCCGGCTCACGGCGTACCGCCCATCGCCTCGTCGAGACGGGTCCACTCCTCGCGCAGCACGGACAGCGCCGCGTCCTGACCGGAGAAGTCGTCGGGCTCCTTCCCGACGAGGATGTCCACGGCGAGGAGCACGTCGGCGACGAGGACACGCTGGCGCGGCGTCAGCTCGCCGGACTGCAGCGCGGTCTGCGCCCGAACTCGGGCGTCGGTCGAAGCCTGGATCACGACGACGCCTCCGGCCCGAACACCCGGCCGGCCAGGACGGCCATCGCCTGGTGCCAGAGGGCGTGCTGCCCCTGGCCCTTCGTCGGGACCATCGCGCCGCACGTCGAGCAGCGGACGTGGCCGGCCAGCGCGACGATCGCGTCGGGCTCCTCGGTGAGCAGGTCGCGGGCCGCGCGCACGCGGGCCGGGCCGATAGGTTCCACAGCGGATCAGCTCCTCGTAGCTGGTCAAGTCCCCGGGCCGGCGGTGAGGTCGCCGCGTCCGGGGGCGCTTCGGGGTGTGTGCGTGGTCTGTCCGGGTGACTTCCGGTAGCGGACCGCGTGATCGGGTCGATGCTCCCGACATGAAGATCTCGGGGGGCGTGGCCGCGGTGTTGACCGCCGCCGCGATCGTGATGGCGGCGTCAGGGTGCTCGAGCGGCACCACCGACGGGCGGGCGCTGTGCTCGGCGCTCGACGGCGGGATGGTGCCGGGGGTCGCGCTCGGTGCGCTGCCTCAGGCGCAGACCGACCCGGTCGCCGCGATGAGCCGGGCGCGGGACCTGATCCGGTCCGAGTGCCCGCAGCACGAGCCGGCCGCGGTCGCCTACGACACTTACCTCGCGCCGCCGGCCCCGGTCGTCGCGCCGCCCGCGGCGCCCGCCGCCGTCGCGCCGACGACGACGACCAGGCCGACGAGCACCTCGAAGCCGCGGGCCACCACGACCGCCCCGGTCCGGCCGAAGACCCGCGACGCCGCCGACGCCGAGTCCGACCGGCTCAAGTCCTGCATGGTCAAGACCGGGCAGACCGAGGCGCAGTGCCGCGGCGGCCGCGGCGAGTCGAAGGCGGTCACGGACTCCCGCGCCGTCGGCGGAGGCCTGGCCGCGTGCATCGACCAGACCGGCATGACCGAGGCGCAGTGCCGGGCGGCGTCCGCCCGCGGCGAGGGCGGGTAGCTCCCGCTGTAGGACTGTGCGGGATCGCACGTGATCGCGCGGCATCACGCGGAACGACCGCGAACGCGCATGATCATGCCTACGGTCCGGCCACGTGCCCGACGAGCTGCTCCCGACCACCCAGGCCGCGAAGGTCGTCGGCGTGAACCGCCGCACGTTGCAGGACTGGGTGAAGGCGGGGCTCGTCACGCCGACCCAGCGGACCGCGGGCGGGCACGCGAGGTGGGACCCGGAGGACCTGCGCCGCCAGGTCGAGGAGGTCGCGGCGCGGCGCGACACCTGGTGACGGGCGCTCATGCCGCGTCCTGCAGGTCGACCCCCGGGGGGCGTGCGGGCGGCCGGGAGCGCGCCGACTTCCGCGCGGGCCGCGGCTTGAGCTCCTCGGCGAGCCGGTTGGTCCACTTCGAGCCGGCCTTCACGTCGACCGCGAGGTAGACCTGCGTGGTCGCCAGCGACTCGTGGCCGAGCAGCTCCTTGACGTACATGACGTCCTTGGACAGCTCGAACATCCTCGTCGCGTACCGGTGGCGCAGCTTGTGCAGGCTGGCGCCGGCGCCGCAGTCGCGCAGGTGCCGGCAGCACATCAGGGAGACGTCCTTCGGGGTGAGGGCGCGGCGGGCGTGCCGCCGCCAGATCGCCCCGGGGCCCTCGACGTGGGCGACGAGCAGCGATCGGACATCGGCCGGCAGCGGCACGGTCCGGACCTTGCCGCCCTTCCCGTCGACGGTGAGGACCTCGTCGCCGATGGCGTCGCGGGTGAGCCGCGCGATCTCGCCGGCGCGCAGCCCGAGGTAGGCGGCGAGCACGAGCCAGGTCCGCAGCGGCCGGTCTGCGGTGTCCGGTGCGCACGCGATCGCGATCCGCAGCCGGTCCTCCGGAATCGGCGCAGCCCGGCCCTTCGGGACGCGCGGGGTGACGAGCTCGATGCTCGGGTCGGTGTCGATGTGGCCCTCGCGGACGGCCCAGCGCAGGAACTGCTTGACGTGGCTGGTGTAGGCGCGCACCGAGGCGATGGCGAGGCGGGCGCGGAGCTCGTCCTGCCACAGCCACAGCTCCTCGTCGGTGGCGTCCGCGAGCCCGTTCGGCAGGTCGCGGTCGGCGCGGCGCAGGTTGACTTCCCGGCAGCGCACCGTCTCGGCGCGTGCGTCCGTTCGGCGCAGGTGCAGTAGGTGCTGTCGGATCAACCGTTCACTGCTGCTCACTGATCTCCCCCTCTTGCACGTCCTCCGAATGCCTGCGACACGGAGGGACGAACATCGTGCAATCGGACCACGCCTTGACGCACGGTGGTCACGCATGAACCATCCGTGAGCACCAGTGACACAGTTGTCATTCGGCTATGTGTCGTGTCGATCACGCAGAGATCCGTTCCCGGACGGCCGTCGTTGCGCTCGCAACCACCTCGGACGGTGAGCGTCGGAAAACGGCACGTAGCGGGACGACGTCTGCGTAACCGGTCGAGAACCGGTGGGTACACCCATCCGGCGAGTGCGTCACGGAGACGGGCGGGTCGAGGGAGCGCTCACGCACCGGGGAGGGCCGCCCGGAGCCGGGCCGCCGTGGCGTCCAGCGCGGACCGCTCGACCGGACGCGCGGCGTCGAGGCGCAGCACGCTGCCGGGCATCCGGGGCAGGACGTGCAGGTGGACGTGGAGGACCTCCTGGCCCGACGTCACCCCGTCGGCGAGGAAGAGGTTGACCCCCTCGGCGAGCCCGGCACCCCGGGCGGCCGCGGCGACCCGGCGCCCGAGCTCCCACATCGCCGCGCCCTCCTCGGGGGTGAGCCCCGCGAGGTCGACCACGTGCCGGCGCGGGACGACCAGCGTGTGGCCCTCGACCGCCGGGGCGAGGTCGAGGAACGCGACCGGCCCCTTCCCGTCGTCGAGAACCGTGCTGCTCTCCGCGCGCCCGGCGAGGATCGCGCAGAAGACGCACTCCCCGCCCACCTCGGGCGGCAGCACCTGCCGCCTCGGGGTGCGGCGGATGGGCGGGAGGCGCATCAGGTGGGCCTCGTCATGATCATCGAGCACCCTCGGTGGTCCGCGGCGGCCGCGTGCGGTCGGGAGTACTCGATGATCATGGTCAGAAGAGCCGGAACTCGTCGGACTCGATGCCGCGCAGGGCGTCGTAGTCGAGCGTCACGCAGCGGATGCCGCGGTCGGTGGCGAGCACGCGGGCCTGCGGCTTGATCTGCTGGGCCGCGAAGATGCCCTGCACCGGCGCGAGGAGCGGGTCGCGGTTCAGCAGCTCGAGGTAGCGGGTCAGCTGCTCGACGCCGTCGATCTCGCCGCGGCGCTTGATCTCGACCGCCACCGACCCGCCGTCGTGGTCGCGGCAGAGGAGGTCGACCGGGCCGATGGCCGTCGGGAACTCGCGGCGGACCAGCGTCCACCCGTCACCGAGGGTGTGGACGTGCTCGGCGAGGAGCTCCTGCAGGTGGGCCTCGACGCCGTCCTTGACCAGGCCGGGATCGACACCGAGCTCGTGCGAGGAGTCGTGCTGGATCTCCTCGAGGGTGATCGTCAGCGTCTCGTCGGCCTTGTTGCGCACGGTCCAGATCGCGGCGGCGTCGTCGGCGCCGGGCTCCTCGGTGAGCCAGCAGGGCGGGCTCATCCAGTTCAGCGGCTTGTAGGCGCGGTCGTCGGCGTGGACGCTCACCGACCCGTCCGCCTTGACCAGCAGGAGCCGCAACGCACTGGGCAGGTGGGCGGTGAGGCGACCCGCGTAGTCGACCGTGCAGCGGGCGATGACGAGACGCACGGCCCCGAGCGTTCCAGACCCGCCGTCGTGGATCATCGGGGGGCGTGGAGACCACCGGCTCGCGCGAGATCTACGCCAACCCCTGGATGACGATCCGGGAGGACACGTTCGTCCGTCCCGACGGCGGGGCGGGCATCTACGGCGTCGTCGACAAGCCGCACTACGCGCTGGTCATCGCCCTCGACGGGCAGCGGATGATGCTGGTCGAGCAGTTCCGGTACCCCCTCGGGATGCGGCGCTGGGAGTTCCCGCAGGGCACCGCGCCCGACCGGGCCGAGATGGAACCCGCCGAGCTCGCGGCGCGGGAGCTGCGCGAGGAGACGGGTCTGACCGCCCGGACCTGGCACCCGCTGGGCCTGCTCGACGTCGCGCCGGGGCTGTCCTCGCAGCGCGGACGGGTCTTCCTCGCGACCGACCTCGACGCGGGCGAGCCCGACCGGGAGGACACCGAGGCCGACATGCGCGCGGCCTGGGTGACCCGCGCCGAGTTCGAGGACCGGGTCCGGACCGGGGAGATCACGGACGCGCAGTCGATCGCCGCCTACGGGCTCCTGCTGTTGTCGGGCCGCTGAGCATCCTCCCCCTCATGGCAGGAAAGCGTCGTTGCTGTCGTCCAGCGGCAGGAAAGCCGCATCGTCGATGATCGGAATCGGTACCGCGGGTCCCTGATCGGACGGGGAACACTAGGGGCATGCCGCTCGTGCGTCTCGGTCCGCTGGCCGTGCCCACCCCGTCCGAGGCGCTCTCCTTCACCGCGGAGGTCGCCGCCGTGGGGGCGCGGTTGCCCGAGCAGGTCGGGGAGCTGCTCACCGAGGTGACCCGCCTCGTCGGGCGGCTGGACGGGATCGCCACGCGCGTCGACGGCCTCCTCGACCGCGCCGAGGGGATCGTCGGCGAGATCGAGGGCGTGATCGGCGAGGCGCGGACCATCACCTCCGGCGCGAACGAGGTCGTCGACTCCGCCCGGCAGATCACGACGGGTGCGAGCGAGGTGGTCGACTCGGCGCGATCCATCACCTCCGGCGCCGAGGAGGTCGTCGGCTCGGCCCGCGAGATCACCTCCGGCGCGAACGAGGTCGTCGACCAGGCCCGCACCATCACGACCGGCGCGAGCGAGGTGGTCGACTCCGCCCGCAGCATCACCTCCGGCGCCGAGGAGGTCGTCGGCTCGGCCCGCGAGATCACCTCCGGCGCCAACGACGTCGTCGACCAGGCCCGCACCATCACGACCGGCGCGAGCGAGGTGATGAGCTCGGCCGGGACCACCAGTCGCCACGCGCAGGAACTGCTCGACCTCTACCGCCCGATGCTGGAGAAGGCCGCGCCGTTGTCGCAGCGCTTCGTCGACGACCTGGCGCCCGAGGAGATCGACGCGGCGATCCAGCTGGTCGACGAGCTCCCCGCGCTCGCCCACCACATGTCCACCGACATCCTGCCGATCCTCGAGACGCTCGACCGCGTCGGGCCGGACCTCAACGAGCTGCTCGAGGTGACGAAGGACCTCCGCAACGCCATCGACGGCATCCCCGGGTTCTCCTTCCTCAAGCGGCGCGGGGAGAACAAGGACGACGACGAGTAGCCCCGGGCGCAGCGGCTGACCCGTCGTCGAGACGTCACTCGTCGGGCCGTCAGGCACCCCACTGGCCCGACACGTGACGTCTCGGCCCCCGACCGGCTGTCATCCCGATAGCGAGCGGACCCTCAGCGGGCTCCGGGCACTCCGTCCGTCCCGCTGAGGGTCCGCTCGCGCGGAAGATCCGCCGACGGAAGCTGCCCCGCGGAGTCGGCCGGCGGGAGGCCACAGGCCATGCCGTCGGGAACGAGTTCTGCGGAACGGCCACCACGACGACGGGTCGCCGGTCACGATCACGGCATGCGCCGCCTGCTGCTCGTGCTCGCCGTCGCCCTCGTCGCCGCCGGCTGTTCCGGGGCCGCCCCGGCGCCGCCTCCGTTCCCGGCCGCGACGGCCGACCCCACCGACACGCGGGTGCTCACCCCCGGCCGCGGGCTCTTCACCGTCGAGGTCCCCGCCCGGTTCGTCGACGTGCCCGCCACCGCGCCGGAGGCCGCCGCCGTCCCGGCGCTCGCCGAGGCGCTGCAGCGGGGCGTCGGCGTCCTCGCGATCGACCGCCGCGAGGGCTACTCCCCCACCGCCGGCGGCTACTGCACGCTCGTGCAGGCGCAGGACCTCACCCAGCTCGCCGCCGAGGCACGCGAGGCGCTCCAGGGCACCGGGACGCCGGTCGGCGACGTCCAGTTCGGGGTGCTGCCCGCGGGTGGGCCGGCGAGTCCCCGGGTCACCGGGACCTACCGGACCGTCTCGTCCGGGCGCACCCTCACCGTCCAGCAGGTGTCCGGGCTCGCCGGGCCGGGCCGCGCGTGCATCGTCACGGCCTCGACCGACGACCCGCTCCGCGACGCCGCCTTCCTGACGACGGCCCGGGACACCTTCCGCATGGCCGGCTAGGCCTGGGCCGCCTCCCGGTCCAACCCGTGCACCTCACGGATGACGTCCACGAACTCGCCCATGATCCCGGTCAGCGAGTACGTCTTCGGGGTCACCACGCGGTGCACCCCGAGGCGCTGCAGCTGCTCGGCGTCCTTCGGCGGGATGATGC contains:
- a CDS encoding MerR family transcriptional regulator, with product MPDELLPTTQAAKVVGVNRRTLQDWVKAGLVTPTQRTAGGHARWDPEDLRRQVEEVAARRDTW
- a CDS encoding methyl-accepting chemotaxis protein, with translation MPLVRLGPLAVPTPSEALSFTAEVAAVGARLPEQVGELLTEVTRLVGRLDGIATRVDGLLDRAEGIVGEIEGVIGEARTITSGANEVVDSARQITTGASEVVDSARSITSGAEEVVGSAREITSGANEVVDQARTITTGASEVVDSARSITSGAEEVVGSAREITSGANDVVDQARTITTGASEVMSSAGTTSRHAQELLDLYRPMLEKAAPLSQRFVDDLAPEEIDAAIQLVDELPALAHHMSTDILPILETLDRVGPDLNELLEVTKDLRNAIDGIPGFSFLKRRGENKDDDE
- a CDS encoding NUDIX hydrolase, whose amino-acid sequence is METTGSREIYANPWMTIREDTFVRPDGGAGIYGVVDKPHYALVIALDGQRMMLVEQFRYPLGMRRWEFPQGTAPDRAEMEPAELAARELREETGLTARTWHPLGLLDVAPGLSSQRGRVFLATDLDAGEPDREDTEADMRAAWVTRAEFEDRVRTGEITDAQSIAAYGLLLLSGR
- a CDS encoding HIT family protein, which produces MRLPPIRRTPRRQVLPPEVGGECVFCAILAGRAESSTVLDDGKGPVAFLDLAPAVEGHTLVVPRRHVVDLAGLTPEEGAAMWELGRRVAAAARGAGLAEGVNLFLADGVTSGQEVLHVHLHVLPRMPGSVLRLDAARPVERSALDATAARLRAALPGA
- the nucS gene encoding endonuclease NucS, with the translated sequence MRLVIARCTVDYAGRLTAHLPSALRLLLVKADGSVSVHADDRAYKPLNWMSPPCWLTEEPGADDAAAIWTVRNKADETLTITLEEIQHDSSHELGVDPGLVKDGVEAHLQELLAEHVHTLGDGWTLVRREFPTAIGPVDLLCRDHDGGSVAVEIKRRGEIDGVEQLTRYLELLNRDPLLAPVQGIFAAQQIKPQARVLATDRGIRCVTLDYDALRGIESDEFRLF
- a CDS encoding tyrosine-type recombinase/integrase; this encodes MRCREVNLRRADRDLPNGLADATDEELWLWQDELRARLAIASVRAYTSHVKQFLRWAVREGHIDTDPSIELVTPRVPKGRAAPIPEDRLRIAIACAPDTADRPLRTWLVLAAYLGLRAGEIARLTRDAIGDEVLTVDGKGGKVRTVPLPADVRSLLVAHVEGPGAIWRRHARRALTPKDVSLMCCRHLRDCGAGASLHKLRHRYATRMFELSKDVMYVKELLGHESLATTQVYLAVDVKAGSKWTNRLAEELKPRPARKSARSRPPARPPGVDLQDAA